A genomic stretch from Ooceraea biroi isolate clonal line C1 chromosome 3, Obir_v5.4, whole genome shotgun sequence includes:
- the LOC105277450 gene encoding probable ATP-dependent RNA helicase DDX28, protein MSEQAEDDAYEEDTHDSFKQFNLDPQLTKILERYSITKPLHIQRVGIPKILNGANTVIAAETGCGKTLAYLLPMIDEILRWKELEKDRRYNSPLGLIVTPSRELAFQIGLEARKICQYLGIRTKLFTGGKTKKILLDPPVEEVDIVVASFGVISKLTTNKVIRLSAVKHIVLDEADALFHETFQEQLQVFLKRVPLGFAQDTNSPKLPAAAQFTVVSATMPSRMSIVLKDIINVDSLVPVKSNKLHHILVPQKFMRVGADDKPAELLKYIKPKVARKDQVIVFSNDNKTCNWVSMFLDNSNIKSVSLNGEMPLYDRNNRYAAFKSGKCRVLCTTNAGSRGLDTITVRHVLNYDFPTATADYIHRCGRTGRVGNIKDCRVTNFISTQSELTVVQKIEKSARRLKPIPIIDIHHNPDDDVEGFDIEDIKQMEQEEFSVPY, encoded by the exons ATGTCAGAACAGGCAGAGGATGATGCATATGAGGAAGATACACATGATTCTTTCAAGCAGTTTAACTTGGATCCACAACTGACAAAAATCTTGGAAAGATACAGCATAACGAAGCCTCTGCACATACAAAGAGTCGGAATACCCAAGATACTGAACGGTGCCAATACCGTCATAGCGGCGGAAACCGGCTGCGGAAAGACACTGGCTTACCTCTTGCCCATGATCGACGAAATTTTAAGGTGGAAAGAATTGGAGAAAGATCGAAGGTACAATTCTCCATTGGGGTTGATCGTGACGCCCTCTCGAGAACTAGCCTTTCAGATAGGG CTCGAAGCAAGAAAGATATGCCAGTATCTTGGCATTCGTACAAAACTTTTTACCGGcggaaaaacgaagaagattttATTGGACCCACCGGTGGAGGAAGTCGACATTGTCGTAGCCAGTTTCGGAGTCATCAGCAAATTAACAACGAATAAAGTCATCAGACTGAGCGCGGTTAAGCACATCGTGCTGGACGAGGCAGACGCCCTGTTTCATGAGACGTTCCAGGAACAACTGCAGGTGTTCCTGAAAAGAGTGCCG CTCGGTTTTGCGCAAGACACAAATTCTCCCAAGTTACCGGCAGCCGCACAGTTCACGGTAGTCTCCGCGACGATGCCTTCGAGGATGTCGATAGTTCTGAAGGACATCATAAAC GTGGACTCGTTGGTGCCCGTGAAGTCGAACAAGTTGCATCACATCCTCGTGCCGCAGAAATTCATGAGGGTGGGTGCGGACGACAAGCCAGCGGAGCTCCTGAAGTACATCAAGCCGAAGGTGGCGAGGAAGGATCAAGTGATCGTGTTCAGCAACGACAACAAGACCTGCAATTGGGTCAGCATGTTCCTCGACAACAGCAACATCAAGAGCGTTTCCTTGAACGGCGAGATGCCGTTGTACGACAGGAACAACAGGTACGCCGCCTTCAAGAGCGGCAAGTGCCGAGTGCTGTGCACCACGAACGCCGGGTCGCGCGGCCTCGACACGATCACGGTGCGCCACGTCTTGAACTACGACTTCCCGACCGCGACCGCCGATTACATTCACAG ATGCGGTAGAACCGGAAGGGTCGGTAACATCAAGGACTGCCGAGTGACCAACTTCATAAGCACTCAGTCTGAACTCACGGTGGTTCAGAAGATAGAAAAATCCGCACGGAGGCTGAAGCCGATCCCGATAATCGACATCCACCACAACCCGGACGATGACGTGGAGGGATTCGATATTGAAGACATTAAGCAGATGGAGCAGGAAGAGTTCAGCGTACCGTACTGA